A DNA window from Leptolyngbya sp. SIO1E4 contains the following coding sequences:
- a CDS encoding glycoside hydrolase family protein — protein MQWRVWSSQRRMKVLREFAWGLLSLPAIAYLTIPVVHNWVDVRFGATRTVEVATQSGTVAELDGPEAETPVDKETIGEFGVTSPYDLERTHPVYGEVQPHYGVDVGTPIGTPVYVPVIADDTAEVTCDYQAGGAGNFARIKSQSIPDYELQVLHLDSCTPGIYSPGDIFGKTGQTGIGNGPHVDIRQKDILTGNYIPPQRGYVSWIVTSKPPATKAVPKDLKTRVMESEGFSLAAYLDPVGVPTIGYGATSYPNGKAVQMGDVITEKEAEELLNWHIGQASGAVDEFVQVPLNENEREALIDFTYNVGREQLRHSDLLDKLNDGDKQGAAAQFDRWVHADGVKLPGLVTRRAENKQQFLTPPDSKSGTDFDQLRRQNLDK, from the coding sequence ATGCAGTGGCGCGTCTGGTCATCCCAGCGCCGCATGAAGGTACTGCGCGAATTCGCTTGGGGATTACTGTCACTCCCAGCGATCGCGTATCTGACAATTCCGGTTGTTCACAACTGGGTTGACGTTCGCTTTGGGGCCACGCGAACCGTTGAAGTCGCCACGCAATCAGGAACGGTTGCTGAACTCGATGGGCCTGAGGCCGAAACACCTGTAGACAAGGAAACCATCGGTGAATTCGGGGTTACCTCGCCTTACGACCTGGAACGAACCCATCCGGTCTATGGAGAAGTACAGCCACACTACGGCGTGGATGTCGGAACCCCTATCGGAACGCCCGTGTATGTGCCTGTAATCGCTGACGACACGGCTGAAGTCACCTGCGACTACCAAGCTGGGGGCGCTGGCAACTTTGCCCGCATTAAATCACAATCGATACCAGACTATGAACTACAGGTGCTGCACCTCGATAGTTGCACACCTGGCATCTATAGCCCTGGCGATATCTTTGGCAAGACGGGCCAAACAGGCATCGGCAACGGTCCCCACGTAGACATCCGCCAAAAAGACATTCTGACCGGCAACTATATCCCCCCACAGCGGGGTTACGTGTCCTGGATAGTGACGAGTAAGCCACCCGCGACAAAAGCAGTCCCCAAGGATCTCAAAACCCGCGTAATGGAATCAGAAGGTTTCAGCCTGGCGGCTTACCTCGATCCGGTTGGGGTACCGACTATTGGCTATGGAGCAACGAGCTACCCCAACGGTAAAGCCGTCCAAATGGGCGATGTCATTACCGAGAAAGAAGCCGAAGAACTCTTGAATTGGCATATCGGGCAAGCCAGCGGCGCGGTGGATGAATTCGTCCAAGTGCCCTTAAACGAGAATGAACGCGAAGCGTTGATCGATTTCACCTACAACGTAGGACGTGAGCAACTGCGTCATTCAGATTTACTCGACAAACTTAACGATGGTGACAAGCAAGGTGCCGCAGCCCAGTTTGACCGTTGGGTACACGCTGACGGGGTAAAGCTCCCCGGTTTAGTCACTCGTCGTGCTGAGAATAAACAGCAGTTTCTAACACCGCCTGATAGCAAGTCAGGCACCGATTTCGATCAGCTCCGCAGACAGAATCTAGACAAGTAG
- a CDS encoding DNA-processing protein DprA — MNPLHNARAGYQAISRFDNTLPSSVITSEGIAVDEVEVVQAEAESLMPFIEYAALFYRDFEYPNRLRDAKYLVEVLYYRGNLDLLLSRSVTVVGAREASEAGIARAKKIAKLLVTDGFTVMSGLAKGIDTAAHKEAIRLGGNTIGVIVTALHQCQSTFE, encoded by the coding sequence GTGAACCCACTCCACAACGCTCGTGCAGGTTACCAAGCTATTTCCCGTTTTGACAACACTCTGCCGTCTAGTGTGATTACCTCAGAAGGCATTGCAGTAGATGAGGTGGAAGTGGTTCAGGCTGAGGCTGAGAGCCTGATGCCTTTTATAGAATATGCGGCTCTTTTTTATCGGGACTTCGAGTATCCCAATCGTCTGAGAGACGCGAAATATCTTGTCGAAGTCTTGTACTACCGTGGCAATCTAGATTTGTTGTTGTCGCGATCAGTCACTGTCGTCGGAGCCAGAGAAGCCAGTGAGGCGGGTATCGCCAGAGCTAAGAAAATTGCTAAGTTACTCGTCACTGATGGATTTACAGTGATGTCTGGGCTGGCCAAGGGAATCGATACAGCGGCTCATAAGGAAGCGATCCGGCTAGGCGGAAATACGATCGGGGTGATTGTCACAGCTCTACATCAGTGCCAATCAACATTTGAGTAA
- a CDS encoding ParB/RepB/Spo0J family partition protein, producing MAQKRQATQQPIFQKFQQVGATQAGQIQQRDEEIAQLRQQLEELQKAPASSGGITQYPIQEFVPLRLREGLTQPRKYFDPAAMEKLKQSIAKVGVREPLLVRRGADDKLEIVSGESRWRCSEDLNLETLPAIESDLNDEQALEIALISNLIRENLNLVEETDSIIALIGLKFDLDSESLSQALIRIKNLRRARGLDDEQVVEEMGDYYSGIITLDVLSQIDRIFAQFGLTLESFVTNRLIALQKMPEKLLEAVREGRVAFSKADVIRRSNLPSEVQEDLLREAEEGLAKSTLLERVKELKQTGSSNDSDAEVDPPQQFRQSAQKLYNKKAWKRIQADSKLKKKFQRLQSLTNELIAAIQD from the coding sequence ATGGCACAGAAACGTCAGGCGACTCAACAGCCTATTTTTCAAAAGTTTCAACAGGTGGGAGCGACCCAGGCTGGACAGATTCAGCAGCGGGATGAAGAGATTGCCCAGCTCAGGCAACAGCTAGAAGAATTGCAGAAAGCCCCTGCCTCTAGCGGAGGTATAACGCAATACCCGATTCAGGAATTTGTGCCCCTCCGCCTTCGTGAAGGCTTAACTCAACCCCGTAAATATTTCGATCCAGCAGCAATGGAGAAGCTGAAACAATCCATTGCGAAAGTGGGTGTCAGAGAGCCTCTATTAGTTCGTCGAGGGGCTGACGACAAACTTGAAATCGTCTCTGGTGAGAGCCGCTGGCGGTGTAGTGAAGACCTGAACTTAGAGACGCTGCCTGCGATCGAAAGCGATCTCAATGACGAGCAGGCTCTAGAAATCGCACTGATCTCTAACCTGATTCGAGAGAATCTGAACTTGGTCGAGGAGACCGATAGCATCATTGCGCTCATCGGTTTGAAGTTTGATTTGGATTCTGAAAGTCTCTCTCAAGCACTGATCAGAATCAAGAATCTACGTCGTGCTCGTGGTCTGGATGATGAGCAGGTTGTTGAGGAGATGGGGGACTATTATTCCGGAATAATAACCCTGGATGTCCTCTCGCAAATCGATCGGATCTTTGCTCAGTTTGGCCTGACGCTTGAAAGCTTTGTGACAAATCGGCTAATTGCCTTACAAAAGATGCCTGAGAAGCTGCTGGAAGCGGTTCGAGAAGGGCGAGTAGCTTTTTCTAAGGCTGATGTCATTCGCCGCTCTAATCTACCATCTGAAGTTCAGGAAGACTTGCTGCGAGAGGCTGAAGAGGGGCTAGCCAAAAGCACGCTGCTAGAGCGAGTCAAAGAACTCAAGCAGACTGGCTCTAGTAACGATAGCGATGCCGAAGTCGATCCCCCTCAGCAGTTTCGTCAGTCGGCTCAGAAGCTTTATAACAAGAAAGCATGGAAGCGTATCCAGGCTGATTCCAAATTGAAGAAGAAGTTTCAACGCTTACAGTCTCTGACGAATGAACTGATAGCCGCAATTCAAGATTAG
- a CDS encoding dienelactone hydrolase family protein — MRDFHAFEFKSDGFPSRQVFRKGNGPAVVLMHELPGMIPSCVDLARRIAAAGFTVYMPLLFGEPDTPFSVLGTLGFVGQVCLSQEFYCFAKRQSSPITQWLRALCRKAHDDCGGSGVGVIGMCLTGGFVLSLMADPSVIASVASQPSLPISLTPDHKRALGISETDLKQAQARASAGVPLLALRFSEDTTSPAERMESLRETFGGTPEVVQEDEQLCWKRGKAIETIEIKSGPGNPFNISKTSHAVLTLAYREAGHPAHTVFERVIEFMRSQTQKT, encoded by the coding sequence ATGAGAGATTTTCACGCATTCGAATTTAAGAGTGATGGCTTTCCATCCAGACAAGTCTTCAGAAAGGGAAACGGGCCTGCTGTGGTTCTCATGCATGAACTGCCAGGCATGATTCCTAGCTGCGTTGACCTCGCTCGACGCATTGCAGCAGCTGGTTTCACCGTCTACATGCCTCTGCTGTTTGGCGAACCTGATACCCCGTTTTCGGTTCTTGGAACGCTAGGCTTTGTCGGTCAGGTTTGTCTTAGCCAAGAGTTCTACTGCTTTGCCAAACGACAGTCTAGCCCGATCACCCAGTGGCTGAGGGCGCTCTGCCGCAAAGCCCATGACGATTGTGGGGGTTCCGGCGTTGGTGTGATTGGTATGTGTTTAACGGGGGGTTTTGTGCTCTCGCTGATGGCGGACCCGTCGGTGATTGCTTCGGTGGCTAGTCAGCCGTCCTTACCCATCAGTCTTACCCCGGATCACAAGCGAGCACTAGGAATCTCAGAGACGGACCTTAAGCAGGCCCAGGCTCGAGCGAGTGCTGGAGTCCCCCTGCTTGCCCTAAGATTCTCTGAAGACACCACCAGTCCTGCAGAAAGGATGGAAAGCCTGAGAGAAACGTTTGGCGGGACGCCAGAGGTTGTTCAAGAGGATGAGCAGCTATGCTGGAAACGGGGCAAAGCCATCGAGACTATCGAGATTAAATCTGGCCCAGGGAATCCCTTTAATATCTCTAAGACCTCCCATGCGGTGCTAACGCTGGCCTATCGAGAAGCCGGACACCCAGCACACACCGTTTTTGAACGGGTCATTGAGTTTATGCGATCGCAGACGCAGAAAACATAA
- a CDS encoding Uma2 family endonuclease encodes MVQTPVDSTTLYPDSDGKPIADNTLQYRWIVRLVTNLKQLLQGQTAFVAGDLLWYPVQVDEPPVPAQVPDAMVVLGRPDGERGSYKQWEEDDIAPQVVFEILSPSNSAREMLAKQAFYGKYGVLEMFFYDPDSYDFWGLVRPAANEDLTPIMPMNFPWTSPTLGIRFEMFEDGLAIFHPNGERFKDPSEFINDRDRAFAKLRELGFDPTDL; translated from the coding sequence ATGGTCCAAACGCCTGTAGACAGCACAACGCTCTATCCTGATTCAGACGGTAAGCCAATAGCCGACAACACCCTCCAGTATCGGTGGATTGTTCGCCTGGTCACCAATCTGAAGCAGCTTCTTCAGGGGCAAACGGCTTTTGTTGCCGGGGATCTGCTTTGGTATCCCGTTCAGGTTGACGAGCCCCCCGTCCCAGCTCAGGTACCCGATGCGATGGTGGTTTTGGGGCGACCCGATGGAGAACGCGGTAGCTACAAACAATGGGAGGAGGACGACATCGCGCCTCAAGTCGTCTTTGAAATTCTCTCGCCCAGCAACAGTGCTCGGGAAATGCTGGCTAAGCAAGCGTTCTACGGCAAGTATGGGGTCTTGGAGATGTTTTTCTATGATCCAGATTCCTACGACTTTTGGGGTCTAGTCAGACCCGCTGCCAACGAAGACTTGACCCCCATCATGCCGATGAATTTTCCGTGGACATCCCCAACGCTAGGCATTCGTTTCGAGATGTTTGAGGACGGTCTTGCGATCTTTCACCCCAACGGTGAACGCTTCAAGGACCCCAGCGAGTTCATCAACGATCGCGATCGCGCCTTCGCCAAACTCCGCGAACTTGGCTTTGACCCGACAGATTTGTAA
- a CDS encoding ParA family protein: MTENQIRVALMSNAGGSGKTTLAVNVGYELFSAGFSVCLFGLDPNASLKTFVGLGGENPGPDEKIDCILEDDFEGAWPLYNCWEKAGIQALLGDESLSELIEKLSTADRKTEILRDRLEDYPLLHDYLIFDCPGTIDLAHKMALTAANFVIIPIQPDSKDMMSAATLLGWVMEKSDKLRLRPAPRILGVVPNRVQDRALHRDNLGLTDKPADDAFPTLPALLNQIGVHCFNYIKDSAEISNAAAAGMPLRAYRPGHKANQNFKEIAQALIDVR; this comes from the coding sequence ATGACTGAAAACCAAATCAGAGTCGCCTTGATGAGTAATGCAGGAGGGTCGGGAAAGACTACCCTCGCGGTCAATGTCGGCTATGAGCTTTTCTCGGCAGGCTTCTCAGTTTGCCTGTTTGGCCTCGATCCCAATGCTTCATTGAAAACCTTCGTCGGTCTGGGTGGTGAAAACCCAGGGCCGGACGAGAAGATTGACTGCATTCTTGAGGATGACTTTGAGGGAGCGTGGCCTCTGTATAACTGCTGGGAAAAAGCAGGTATTCAAGCACTGCTGGGAGATGAGTCCTTAAGTGAACTCATTGAAAAACTTTCAACAGCTGATCGCAAAACCGAGATTCTCCGGGATCGCTTGGAAGATTATCCACTTCTCCACGATTACCTGATTTTTGACTGCCCTGGCACCATTGATCTTGCCCATAAGATGGCGCTTACAGCGGCTAACTTCGTTATCATTCCCATTCAGCCTGACTCCAAAGACATGATGAGTGCTGCAACCCTGCTGGGCTGGGTGATGGAAAAGTCTGACAAACTCAGGCTCCGCCCTGCTCCGAGGATCCTGGGCGTTGTTCCCAACCGGGTACAAGATCGCGCCCTTCATAGAGACAATCTAGGCTTGACAGACAAGCCTGCCGACGATGCTTTCCCAACCCTGCCAGCCTTGCTGAATCAGATAGGCGTCCACTGCTTTAACTACATTAAAGACTCCGCTGAAATTAGTAACGCTGCTGCTGCAGGGATGCCGTTGCGGGCCTATCGACCGGGCCATAAAGCGAATCAGAATTTCAAAGAGATTGCTCAAGCTCTCATAGACGTGCGGTAG
- a CDS encoding tetratricopeptide repeat protein, with protein sequence MEGQPSSLDRPEKRFESNDQSQMRAAGEVYGDAYFGDYNTIRAPIEVRVLGVGGTPPNIESDWVDRADYQAQLTQRLSEAPVTEVVALSGFGKSSLAAWAYKHLRGEFNKRLWISFAQPKPFEQVARWVLQEIGFHLDPRAVEEKLLNELLYRLQDPNDSVKTLVVLDQLEVLAQSDDWQWFERFLQRWSEEGKLSRVLVTTRAPILEVPPIELGGFSIAEGTAFLGERKRLVQEGEGFATLVNLTEGHPLLLNLAAAWVQQTHGAAVDEQALDFFRRLFGQYQGDPTAQVEDVFETLFAALPEGWQDLLLRVSIYRVPFDLEMAQAMQDTLLTLQRDLDTEFGLELGDLAATVMRQSLQGLFDRGLLLTEGNRFTLHPLVATLVRAKLKASSLEVESHERAIAYFEAHIQEWDGTVESCQEILEASYHACELGDYKRADRILRRRRKSLELAGQRRILLPIYERLTQEWQWTSKTEARSLAWIWNTLGALYRELGYYSQALAAFKKALKLHQANGNHEGEGGSLCNIGHVHQNLGQYQQAIDYYTRALPVQKKVKNRAFEANTLGGLGNTYFSLGQYEKAAQFHQQALIIGREIKSPEIEGHALDNLGNVYGKLFQYEEAIEYRQQALAIRRSVGDRASEALNLANLGNTYRFLHQYQLAIDFYQKSLSIAHEIDARARIAVALNGLGHVYKATGQYQRSLEFFQESLDIERKIGYHHGECGTLSNIADVNYSLGQYQRSIELYQQVLEIREELSDRRGEANAQISLGSVYNSQGKYHQAIALYEKSLKIFQSESDRQGEANTLANLASTHKSLKQYPKAIELYEQCLAIRQAVDDRQGEAAVFLSLGDANVDLSQYSEAIEFYQQALDINREIHNRKGEADSLGGLGDIYKLIGQPQQATESHQQAVAIRREISDLWGEAFSLRNLGNVYYKFRQYAKAIHSYRKALEITQKIETHQEEAKNLSCLGDTYSQMGQYQEAIELHQRSLEIRRELGDRWREGGSLCDLGNTYTSSKKYKEAIDCYQQLHIISLELGDRKDEGVAIYNIGWAYHETGQNEQAIEYLQEAIIIQRDINDLQGEVNSLVGLGLTYHALKQYEQAIQCHEKALALSRSINDRNTEGGSLCNLGNVYKSLKQYQTAIDLYLQALPVQRDAGNRRFEANSLMGLGWSHVELGQAERAIDFYQQELVIRREINDRQGEANAIGDLGIAYKVKGEYQRALELYQQQYELACEIGDRRGEANSLGNSGNVYYALKQYQRAIELHQQSLKIKREIGDRDGEANSLANIGDAFNAAKEYQLAMDFHKQALRIRHESNDLYTEIKLLEALRITCKTLEEYPQEIEFLERQCVVCRKVSDRQGAANSLGNLGNAYHALKKYQKAIEFHQQQNNIAQEIGDQHGEANSLQNLGSVYYSLKEYQRAIEFYKKALDIRRATGDRRGEANVLGNSGAAYSSLGKYQQAIEFYKQQNDITCEIGDRLNQANSHWNLNLLYQRRGRFKLAMRHRQDAYKIWQEMNLPLTAAPLNDGQKRMIENLGGDWAEQMIASEQSLAWLLLPFSYLTFMFRIILFPLTWIRKRIQLQPPIFWFVIGLATALLVWWLRK encoded by the coding sequence ATGGAAGGCCAGCCAAGCAGTCTAGATAGGCCAGAAAAACGCTTTGAGTCCAACGACCAGTCGCAAATGCGGGCGGCAGGGGAGGTTTATGGTGATGCTTACTTCGGCGATTACAACACGATCCGTGCTCCTATCGAAGTTAGAGTTTTGGGCGTGGGCGGAACTCCGCCGAATATTGAGTCTGACTGGGTCGATCGAGCAGACTACCAGGCTCAATTGACTCAGCGGCTAAGTGAGGCTCCAGTAACGGAGGTGGTGGCACTGAGCGGGTTTGGCAAATCTTCGCTAGCAGCTTGGGCCTATAAGCATTTGCGAGGCGAGTTTAATAAGCGGCTGTGGATTAGTTTTGCCCAACCTAAACCTTTTGAGCAGGTGGCACGTTGGGTGTTGCAGGAAATTGGCTTTCATTTAGATCCTCGGGCAGTCGAAGAAAAGTTGCTGAATGAGTTGTTGTATCGACTGCAAGATCCGAATGACTCAGTGAAGACGTTGGTGGTGTTGGATCAGCTTGAAGTGCTTGCCCAGTCTGATGACTGGCAATGGTTTGAGCGTTTTCTACAACGCTGGTCGGAAGAGGGGAAGCTAAGTCGGGTTTTGGTGACGACGCGAGCGCCAATTTTAGAAGTACCGCCAATTGAATTGGGTGGATTTTCGATTGCTGAAGGAACGGCGTTTTTAGGAGAGCGGAAGAGATTAGTCCAAGAGGGAGAGGGATTTGCAACGCTAGTGAATTTAACAGAAGGGCATCCACTACTTCTGAATTTAGCGGCAGCGTGGGTACAGCAGACCCATGGGGCGGCGGTGGATGAACAAGCGCTCGATTTTTTCCGTCGTTTATTTGGACAATATCAAGGCGATCCAACGGCGCAGGTAGAGGACGTTTTTGAAACGTTATTTGCAGCGTTGCCGGAGGGTTGGCAAGACTTACTGTTGCGGGTGTCGATATATCGGGTGCCCTTTGACTTAGAAATGGCTCAGGCAATGCAGGACACTTTGCTGACGCTGCAACGGGATTTGGATACGGAATTTGGACTTGAGTTAGGAGATCTTGCAGCTACAGTCATGAGGCAGTCTCTCCAAGGCTTATTTGATCGAGGGCTGTTGTTAACTGAAGGAAATCGCTTTACCTTGCATCCATTGGTGGCGACTCTGGTGCGGGCAAAGTTAAAGGCTTCTTCGTTAGAGGTAGAAAGTCATGAGCGGGCGATTGCCTATTTCGAGGCCCACATTCAGGAATGGGACGGAACAGTCGAGAGTTGCCAGGAGATCTTGGAAGCCTCCTATCATGCCTGTGAGCTAGGTGACTACAAGCGGGCCGATAGAATTCTCAGACGACGTAGAAAATCACTGGAGCTGGCGGGGCAGCGGAGAATTCTACTACCCATCTATGAAAGGCTGACCCAAGAGTGGCAGTGGACTAGTAAAACGGAAGCTAGGAGTTTAGCTTGGATTTGGAATACCTTAGGGGCTTTATACAGAGAGCTAGGGTATTACTCTCAGGCACTTGCAGCCTTCAAAAAAGCCTTGAAGCTTCATCAGGCAAATGGCAATCATGAAGGAGAGGGAGGGAGTCTTTGTAATATAGGCCACGTACACCAAAACTTAGGGCAATATCAGCAAGCAATAGATTATTACACCCGAGCTCTTCCTGTTCAAAAAAAAGTAAAAAATCGTGCCTTTGAAGCTAATACTTTAGGAGGTCTGGGAAATACATATTTCTCCTTGGGGCAATATGAAAAGGCAGCGCAGTTTCACCAACAGGCGCTGATAATCGGCAGAGAAATTAAGAGTCCTGAAATAGAAGGACATGCGCTTGACAATCTAGGTAATGTCTACGGAAAACTATTTCAATATGAGGAGGCGATTGAATATCGTCAGCAAGCCTTGGCCATTAGACGATCAGTGGGAGATCGGGCAAGCGAGGCACTTAACTTGGCGAATCTTGGCAATACTTACCGCTTCCTACATCAATACCAACTCGCAATTGACTTTTACCAAAAGTCTCTATCCATAGCACATGAAATTGATGCTCGTGCCCGTATCGCAGTTGCATTAAACGGACTAGGCCATGTTTATAAAGCGACTGGACAATATCAGCGATCACTTGAATTTTTTCAAGAGTCTTTAGATATTGAGCGTAAGATTGGTTACCACCATGGTGAATGTGGGACTTTGAGTAATATAGCTGACGTCAACTATTCCCTGGGACAATACCAACGGTCAATTGAGCTATATCAGCAGGTATTAGAGATTAGAGAAGAATTGAGTGACCGCCGAGGTGAGGCTAATGCTCAAATAAGTCTAGGTTCTGTCTATAATTCCCAGGGAAAATATCACCAAGCTATTGCACTATATGAAAAGTCTCTAAAAATATTTCAATCAGAGAGTGATCGCCAAGGTGAAGCAAACACACTAGCAAACTTGGCTAGCACTCATAAGTCTCTCAAACAATACCCAAAAGCTATCGAGCTTTATGAGCAATGCTTGGCTATCCGGCAAGCAGTTGATGATCGGCAGGGAGAAGCTGCTGTTTTCCTTAGCCTAGGTGATGCCAATGTTGACCTGAGCCAATATTCGGAAGCCATAGAGTTCTACCAGCAAGCTCTGGATATCAATCGGGAAATTCACAATCGAAAGGGTGAGGCAGATTCTCTAGGTGGTTTAGGCGATATCTACAAATTAATAGGCCAACCTCAGCAGGCAACTGAATCTCATCAACAAGCTGTAGCCATTCGACGAGAGATTAGCGATCTCTGGGGTGAAGCTTTTTCTCTAAGAAATCTGGGCAATGTTTATTACAAGTTCAGGCAATATGCAAAAGCGATTCACTCTTATCGCAAAGCATTGGAGATTACACAGAAAATAGAGACACATCAAGAGGAAGCGAAAAATCTGAGCTGTCTGGGAGATACTTATTCCCAAATGGGGCAATACCAGGAAGCCATTGAACTGCATCAACGCTCTTTAGAAATTCGGCGGGAACTGGGAGATCGCTGGCGAGAGGGAGGCTCGCTGTGCGATCTAGGAAACACTTATACCTCTTCTAAGAAGTATAAAGAGGCGATCGATTGCTATCAGCAACTTCATATTATTTCTCTCGAACTTGGAGATCGTAAAGATGAAGGCGTTGCCATCTACAACATAGGATGGGCGTATCATGAGACGGGACAAAATGAACAAGCCATCGAATATCTACAGGAAGCTATTATTATTCAGCGTGATATTAACGACCTTCAGGGTGAAGTGAATTCGCTTGTGGGTCTAGGTCTTACCTATCATGCCCTGAAACAATACGAGCAGGCAATTCAGTGTCACGAAAAGGCACTAGCACTTTCTAGGAGCATCAACGATCGCAACACTGAAGGTGGTAGCTTATGCAATTTAGGTAATGTCTATAAATCTCTGAAGCAGTACCAAACAGCGATCGATCTCTACTTGCAAGCACTCCCTGTGCAGCGTGACGCGGGCAATCGCCGATTTGAAGCAAACTCTCTAATGGGTTTGGGATGGTCTCATGTAGAGTTAGGTCAAGCTGAACGCGCGATTGATTTTTACCAGCAGGAGCTTGTGATCAGACGAGAAATCAATGATCGCCAAGGCGAAGCCAATGCAATCGGGGATTTAGGCATTGCCTATAAAGTCAAAGGAGAATACCAGCGAGCATTGGAACTTTACCAGCAGCAGTATGAGCTTGCCTGTGAAATTGGTGATCGTCGAGGTGAAGCCAACTCCTTGGGGAACTCGGGCAATGTCTACTACGCTCTAAAACAATATCAACGAGCAATTGAGCTGCATCAGCAGTCCTTAAAAATCAAGCGTGAAATTGGCGATCGTGATGGTGAAGCAAACTCTCTCGCAAATATTGGTGATGCTTTTAACGCTGCTAAAGAATACCAGCTAGCGATGGATTTCCATAAACAAGCCCTAAGAATTAGGCATGAGAGCAATGATCTTTACACGGAAATCAAACTGTTGGAAGCTCTCAGAATTACTTGTAAAACACTTGAAGAATATCCGCAGGAAATAGAATTCCTAGAACGGCAGTGTGTTGTCTGCCGCAAAGTTAGTGATCGGCAGGGTGCAGCTAACTCGCTAGGAAACTTGGGTAATGCGTACCACGCTCTGAAGAAGTATCAGAAAGCGATTGAGTTTCATCAACAGCAGAATAACATTGCCCAAGAAATCGGCGATCAGCACGGGGAAGCAAACTCTCTGCAAAACTTAGGTAGTGTCTACTACTCATTAAAAGAATATCAGCGGGCCATTGAGTTTTATAAAAAAGCATTAGATATTAGACGTGCGACCGGGGATCGCCGAGGGGAAGCAAATGTCCTTGGCAACTCTGGTGCAGCTTACTCCTCTCTAGGTAAATATCAGCAGGCGATTGAGTTTTATAAACAGCAAAATGATATTACTTGTGAAATTGGAGATCGTCTTAACCAAGCAAACTCTCACTGGAACCTTAATCTCCTCTATCAACGACGTGGACGTTTCAAGCTTGCTATGAGGCACCGCCAGGATGCCTACAAAATTTGGCAAGAAATGAATTTGCCTCTTACTGCTGCTCCCCTCAACGATGGGCAAAAACGTATGATTGAAAATCTTGGTGGTGATTGGGCTGAACAGATGATTGCTAGCGAGCAATCTCTTGCTTGGCTCCTACTCCCTTTCAGCTACCTTACTTTCATGTTCCGTATTATCCTCTTTCCTCTCACCTGGATTCGGAAACGAATACAACTCCAGCCCCCAATATTTTGGTTTGTCATTGGATTAGCGACTGCTTTGCTTGTCTGGTGGCTAAGGAAATGA
- a CDS encoding DUF2811 domain-containing protein has protein sequence MESRTTTRTVSLMVELPEELLDPLQGFLEARNGWEQDRVFGAAIALFLMQNGVNQRQVNRVYLDNVFGCAL, from the coding sequence ATGGAAAGCAGAACAACCACTCGGACCGTTAGCTTGATGGTGGAACTTCCCGAAGAATTGTTGGACCCGCTGCAGGGGTTCCTGGAAGCTCGAAACGGATGGGAGCAAGACCGAGTCTTTGGAGCTGCGATCGCGCTCTTTCTCATGCAGAATGGTGTCAATCAGCGGCAGGTCAATCGTGTGTATCTCGATAACGTCTTTGGTTGTGCTCTCTAG